In the genome of Microcoleus vaginatus PCC 9802, the window CGTTCTCGATGAAATTGATACTCTTGATGACAGCGCCTCTCAGTATTTTGAATCTCTCGACAACTGCGACGCTAAGCATAAAGAAATGCAGCGGGCTGCCGAAGGTTGGTTGTGTCAAGCTCTTCACTTCAAACAAATCGAACATCCGAGCGTATCGGGGTTGCTGCGCTATCAACCTACTCAAAAAACGTTGATTCCCTCGAACGATTTGAGAACCAGATTGATTCCTTATTGCCAGCAATATGGCAGTTACAATCGTCGGATTGCTTATCAGAATGCGGATGTCGCTCTTTACCGAATTGGTGAGGGATTGATCGATGCACTTGGCTCTTATATTCGCTGGGACGATCGCGGTCAAGCTTTTGCCATGTGGCGGCATGATGAAAGTTGGGATGCTGCGCCCGGGAAGGAGTGGTTCGGCTTTCAGTTTAATTATTCAATCCAGACTGATGTGCAGCCGGCCGAGCAAGTTTTGCAAGCACAAAACATCGAAAATTACAACTTGAAAGCTTTGCAGCGCCGCGCGGATGCTCTGTTTCTGCCAACTTTTGAAACTGTGTTTGTAGATGCTCGCAGCGAAGAAATGTCTCTGGTGGAGGATGCGGAACTTCTGGCGATTTTGCAGCGGGCTTATAAGGGGAAAGGGGGGCCGAATCGGGATTACAATTTGTCGAAAAATCGCACGTCGCTGATTGACAGTTTTGTCGATCCGCTAGAATGGGATGATTTTTGTCAAAAGGGACGGGTGGTATCGGAGGAATTGCTGCGCGGGCGATCGGCTTTTGTGGAAATGTGCGATAGATCTGCTGTCACTGCTGCAATCCAACTCGAAAACCGGGTAAATCAATTGCAGTTGCGCTTGAATCGACTTTCTAAATCCGAACAACTTTTAGAATCGGTTTTAGCTGATGAAATCAGTACAGAAAGTTTGTTGAGTCAAGCGGTTTTAGCTGGTATTCGCCGCCCAAACCTGACTCTCGAATCTGTTGGATTTATTGTGATTTCTGGCCGTCCTCCTGTAAAGTCGGAGGATGAAGGATAAATTGTTTTTGAGGGCGATCGCTCTTTTTGAGGGCGATTCCCTACCCTTCGGGAACGCTTCGCGAACGGGATAGCTTCGCTTCCCGCTCTTTTTGAACCGCAGATGCAGGCGGATAAACGAGGAGGGACGCAGATGGATGAAAGGGATTCGCACTTACCGACTAAACCTCTTCAAAAATCGCGCCTCGCTGCTGTAGATTCACCTGCATCTCCTCATCCATTCCTGAATTGTTCCCAAACCTCGCTGACTCGACATTCGCACCGCTGAAATTAGTATTTGTTAAATTCACTTCCAGCAGATTTGCGCCACTCAAATTGGCACCGCTGAGGTTAGCTAAAGCTAGACTTGCTTTGTGCAAATCTGCACCGCTTAGATCGGCATTTCCTAAGAAAGCGCCGCTCAAATCTGCACCGCCGAATTTGGCCTTTTGCAGGTTGGCGTCGCTGAAATCGACATCGTTTAAGGTTGCACCCCGGAAATTTACCCGATCGAGATTTGCGCTGCTAAAATCCAGTGCACTTAAAGTCGTTCCGCGCAAGGTGCTACCCGCGAAATCTAGTGCGGGATTGAGATTGGCGATTTTTGCCAACTCCACAAAGTTGTTGGTTTCAGCGGAAATAATGCGATCGACCATTTCCTGCAATTCCGATTCCGCTTCCGGGACAATCTCCACTTCGCCGGGTTCAACCGGAGGCAAATTGTAGGACAATACCGCCCAACTGAGAGCAGGCTGGAGTTTATGTTCTTGCAGGTATATAGTCAGGATTCTTTCTAAAACCGAATGTTGATTTGGCGTGATATCGTGCGGCCACAAACCCTCCGCATCTGTGAGATTAATATCTTCTTTAGCAACTTCAAAAGCCGCTCCCATCCTAAATTCTTTGCCAGCCACTTCTCCCAGCTTAGCACTTTTTAGCAAACCTTTTAATACTGATTTGCCCTGTTCTACTGCAAAAATCCAAGCTGGCGTTGTATCATCGCTTCTTGTGGAAACGTGACAAAATATGCTCTCTGTTTCCTTGATTTTTTCCGCATTCTCGCCGCCCTGAACTCCCCGCTGACTTTCGGTTACTAAAATTTCTGCACTGCTTTGAATCGGCAGGCTTTCTTCAATTGGCAAAAGCTTGAAAGAACCGACTAACTGACGCGATGCTACCGGAATTTCGCAGTTTTCTAGATATAGCTTGAGCGTCCCGCCTTGCAGACCAAATTTGACGCGACCACCTAGCAGGGGTTCCCAATGCTCGTTAAAATTCAGGCTCAAGTGAATGTCGAGCTGCTGGGCTTGGCTTGCAACCGATGGAACTGGAATTGCTTCTAATTGCATCCACAAGCAATCTGGGTATTTGTTGTGAGACTCTAGCGATCGCATATCGGGTAGAATTGCTGGCACTACCAGCCTGTAATTGATATTTAAATTAGTTTATCATCTCTATTTTATCACAATACAGCTTTTTTTTGTGGGTAAAGTTGTAAATTTTGTTTAATTTGATCCGCAACTCCTTGGTTTTGCTGAATTTGGCTTTTTACCCAATTCCGAAATGCTTTCACTAATTCCAAATAGTTCATTGTTTCTGCTTGTTCCAAAAATCTGACAATCTCTAATATCCGTAAGCTGGGAAATGCTAAACTGATCTCGCCCTCAACGTATTCTCCATTTTCTAATCTGTTGATTCTGAGTTGCAGTCCATTATAAATCCAAACTTCCGGCACTCCCAGATCCGCATAAACCTGCAAGCTATTTTCCGAACGGCTGGTAATATCAATTTCCACCACTAAATCCGGCGGCGGATCTTGAGTCAGATCGATTCTTTTTTTGCCTTTAACTGCACTAATATTCTGGATGTAAAAACATTTACCTGGTTCTGCACCGCTAAGTTCAGGACGTTTGAATGTCGTAGAACCAAGAGGCTCAATTCTCACATCTAATTCTTCAGCTAAGGTTTCAACAAATCGACCCAATACTTCTTTGAAACGTTCGTGTTCTGGGGAGGGTACCATAATTTTCAAATTGCCACGATTATATGTCAATCGAATTTGCCTATCGCCGATTTCGGCTAGCAAAGTTTCGTAGGTTTGCCAACTGATACCCGATAGCTCGACAATTTGTTCGGGTGGAGCGAGAGTTTGAGCGGTCATAGGGCTATTTTCGTGAAGAGTTCGTAGGCGCAAGCCGGGGTGTAGCCATCGCACTTTTGCATTATATCATCGAAGGAAGCCTAGACGGGAAATACCGAAGACAAATCCAGAGATAACTCTGGAAAACCCGGAATTACCACGGTCTGATTTGGCAAAACAACTCGTTGCAATTGATAACTATAACTCCCGTTTTGTTTCTGATAAGGTTCGCTGTGCATTTCCAGATGACGAGCGACCAAATTAAATATCCAATAATTAGAAATCCCAGTTTCAGCATAGAGAGACAACTTCGTTCTGCGATCGTACTTCAAAGTAGAATCGGAAACCTCAATTACCAACAAAATATCAGCAGGCTGCGGGTGAGAAGATAAATAATTGTCAGAACGATTGCGGGCAATCACAACATCGGGCTCTGGTTCGCTATCATCCGTCAAAGTAATCGGCTCTTGTGCGCGCACAAGAGCGCGTCTTGCCAGTAAAATGATTAACTCCTGAACTAAAAGACTGTTACAAAAAGAGTGCAGCCTACCTTTAGCAGCCATAATGATAATTTCTCCGCGAATCAATTCAACTCGCTCATCGGGGGCGAAAAATCCCAGTTCTCCCAAACGGTGATATTCTGCGATCGAGAATCGTTTTGCAGTTACGGCAGTCATAGCTTTTATTACCCTCTACAATTACCAACCTTTCCAATTAATTCTACTCAAAAATTCCGCCCCGTGCCCTCAATTCAACCTTCAGGGCATCCGAAATTCCCAAACAACAAAAAAACTTTGCATTGTCAACCACCGTATTTGTCAAATCAGCGCGGCTCAAATCAGCACCATTTAAATTCGCGCCACTCAAATTAACACCACTTAAATCAGCATTTTTAAAATCAGTATTTGTCAAATTGGCATTTACCAAAATAGCATTCGGTAAATAAGCACTACTCAAATTGGCGTTGGTTAAATTTGCACCGCTCAAATTAGCCCGGGGCAGCTTTGTCCGCAAATCTGCACCGCTTAAATTCGCGCTGCTGAGTTCAGCATCCCGCAAATTAGCATTGCACAAATTAGCATCAATTAAAATAGCAGCGCTCAGCAAAGCACCGCTGAGATCGGCCAACGTCAAATCTGCGCCTCGGAGGTTGGTTTCGCGCAAATCCGCACCGTTAAAATCAGCGTAGTGCAAGTCAAAACCGCTTAAATTAGCCCCGGCAAAATCCTCAACCGGATTCAAACCAACTGTTTCTACAAGTTGTACAAAACTCTTATTTTTATCAGTTAAAAATAGTTGCCGGACGATCGCCAATTGCTGCTGTCGGTACTGGTTAGCCTTCTCATAATCTGCTAAATACTTGTAAGCAAGCTTCAAATTCTTGAGAGCATTGCGCTCAATGCGATCATCCTTGCTAGCGCGCGCGATCGACAACTGCTGGTGATAGCATTCGATCGCACCAGGCAAATCTCCCTTAGCATCGTAAGCTAGTGCCAAATTGCCCAAAGTTTCCAACTCAGAGCGCCCGTCGCCAGTGTCCCGCGCGATCGCCAAACGCTGTTGCTGGTAATCAATAGCACCAGAAAAATCCTCCAGAGCACAACAAGCATTGCCCAGATTTCCCAAAGCATTAGCCTCGCCCCGGCGATCGCCAATTTCCCGCGCTAACACCAAATGCTGCTGGTAGCACTCGATCGCCTGAGCATAATTTCCCAGCGCTTCGTAAGCTACGCCCATATTACCCAGCGCCGCACCCGATCGCCGCTTATCGTCCATTGAGCGATACAGCGCCAGCGCTTCCTGCCAAGAACCCAGCGCCGCCTCAAATTGACGCGCCTGATATTGCGAAATCCCCTGCTTGATTAGCTCGCTAGCTTGTTCGCTCATAATGTCAAAATTAGTTAATAACTAAAGTTGATATTAATCGACCCAAAGCGGTAATTGCTAATCGGTAATCGGTAATCGGGAATCGGTATGGCCAATGCCCCTCTTCCCCATCCGTATTTTCACGTCCGTGCAAAAAAAAAGACCAAAAAAAGAGAGAGCTACCTAAGTAACTCTCTCTGCCATCAGGGTGCATCTACATAACACAATATAACATGATCGGCCTGAGGGGTGTCACCCCCAAACGTGAAGATGTTGTAAAGAAATGTAGATTAATTATAAAGTTACGAGCCAGGGAGAAGGGCGATCGCGCGGCGAGCTCGGGAAAAACCGATCGCCCGCCGCTGTATCTGCTACACCACCCCCTTAACAATTGCTTAGCCTGGGCCGTTAAGCTTCGCCGTCAGCAGCTCATTGGTCAGTTTGGGATCAGCCCGGCCGCCCGTTTCCTTCATCACCTTGCCGACAAAAAAGCCCAGCAGCTTAGTTTTACCGGCTCGGTACTGTTCGAGCTCCTTGGGATTGGCAGCTAACACCGCATCGATTGCTTGATCGATCGCCCCAGTATCCGAAATTTGAATCAAACCCTTGCTCTCAACGAACTTCTGAGGCGAACCACCGTTGGCCAGCAACTCCGGCAAAATATCCTTAGCGATTTTGCCGCTGATCGTGCCAGCATCAATCAGCCCCAGCAGTTCGGCTAAATCCTGCGGTTGGAAAGGAATTTCTGCGATCGCCAGTTTTTCATTTTTCAGATAAGCAGTAATATCGCCCATCACCCAATTCGCAGCTTGTTTAGCTACAGCACCAGCGGCGATCGATTTTTCAAAATACTCCGCCACCGC includes:
- a CDS encoding Uma2 family endonuclease gives rise to the protein MTAVTAKRFSIAEYHRLGELGFFAPDERVELIRGEIIIMAAKGRLHSFCNSLLVQELIILLARRALVRAQEPITLTDDSEPEPDVVIARNRSDNYLSSHPQPADILLVIEVSDSTLKYDRRTKLSLYAETGISNYWIFNLVARHLEMHSEPYQKQNGSYSYQLQRVVLPNQTVVIPGFPELSLDLSSVFPV
- a CDS encoding tetratricopeptide repeat protein, which produces MSEQASELIKQGISQYQARQFEAALGSWQEALALYRSMDDKRRSGAALGNMGVAYEALGNYAQAIECYQQHLVLAREIGDRRGEANALGNLGNACCALEDFSGAIDYQQQRLAIARDTGDGRSELETLGNLALAYDAKGDLPGAIECYHQQLSIARASKDDRIERNALKNLKLAYKYLADYEKANQYRQQQLAIVRQLFLTDKNKSFVQLVETVGLNPVEDFAGANLSGFDLHYADFNGADLRETNLRGADLTLADLSGALLSAAILIDANLCNANLRDAELSSANLSGADLRTKLPRANLSGANLTNANLSSAYLPNAILVNANLTNTDFKNADLSGVNLSGANLNGADLSRADLTNTVVDNAKFFCCLGISDALKVELRARGGIFE
- a CDS encoding pentapeptide repeat-containing protein; this encodes MPAILPDMRSLESHNKYPDCLWMQLEAIPVPSVASQAQQLDIHLSLNFNEHWEPLLGGRVKFGLQGGTLKLYLENCEIPVASRQLVGSFKLLPIEESLPIQSSAEILVTESQRGVQGGENAEKIKETESIFCHVSTRSDDTTPAWIFAVEQGKSVLKGLLKSAKLGEVAGKEFRMGAAFEVAKEDINLTDAEGLWPHDITPNQHSVLERILTIYLQEHKLQPALSWAVLSYNLPPVEPGEVEIVPEAESELQEMVDRIISAETNNFVELAKIANLNPALDFAGSTLRGTTLSALDFSSANLDRVNFRGATLNDVDFSDANLQKAKFGGADLSGAFLGNADLSGADLHKASLALANLSGANLSGANLLEVNLTNTNFSGANVESARFGNNSGMDEEMQVNLQQRGAIFEEV